The region AATGGCCGCAGCTAATTGCATCATTAGTCTGTATAAAAAGATATTTATAGAACCAACTACACCAAATATAGGGAAGACCAAAGCTCAGTAGCCCATACATGTAGGTGTGGTTAACTATTGTTTTGCCCTTGGACAGTTGATCGATTGATTGATCTACGAGTGTGTTCGGCTGGACTATGGTGTTTTTCGCTGCAGCACAGTGAAATGTAAAAGACCACCACTATACATATTTTATTAGCAGAAAATCATCACTTTATAATTCATGGTAATATTTATTTTTGCTCTGAATTCATTGCAAAGTACTATATGATTATTCTCTTCTCTTTAATAGAATCATAGGAACAATTTtgttaagacgtgcattgcacgtgtatACATACTGGTATGAGTAGAGGATGAAACATGTGGTCGTCGTTTTTCCACTAGCTATATTATCTTGGTGTACTGGTACAGCACTGTCCCATTTCAGTTACCATCCGATTTTATTTGCTTTAGTGCATCACTCACTAGACCTATCAGTTCCATGCAACCTTACTTGCTTTGGGGCATCATCAATCATTCATCACAAACTTGTGAGCTGGCAATCTGGTTTGTGTATGCAGACTTTCTCAGTTTCCAATCATTCTTCCCTTTCTTTTTTTGCAGAAACAGTACACTGTGAACATTTGGAGAAGTGGAGGTCCAAGCCTCCAGGGTGAATGAGTAGATGGTTCATGCGGAATTTGTCTGTCCCATTTCAAGAGAAGATTTTTTACAAAGGTCAtttcaaaagaagatcacttgctaacTGTGATCATCGCAGCATTTCAACTTCTCTCCGTAGTCTTTCATCTGGCTTGTCAGTCGATGCAAAAGATACACCTTTGTGCAGTATGTGAAGTTAACTTGCACATTCATGAAGCGGACTGATCCTCATCTCCCTCGTAAGAAGTACTTTGGAATTCTTAGTAGCCAGATGAGAATATCTCTAATTATGTATTTTCTGCACATTGCTGCGAAAAAATTGGACACTGAAATCATTTATGTGCTGGCTTTTCACTCCCCAATATAAGAATCATCGTGCATCCACATGCCCTTTGCGCATGTGGTTATATGCAATGTGCATTAATTTGAGAAGGTCCATTTAACTCAAATGGTGACAGGAATCAACTTTTCCTGTGTGTTGATGTTGGATTTCCTCATTTCCGCGTTACGGTTCATAAACGGACTCAGTCTTTGTAGTATATGCATGATACTATGATACTACCCACTGCCAGAGGTCTAAGTCCaaatttagtactccctctgtcccaaaatacttgtcgtggcttgaactaaaaccacgacaagtattttggaacggaaggagtaggTTATAACTTAAGTGCTTAACATGGTTACCTGATAAGTTAAGTCATGGAAAATCAACTAAGGGTAGGATTATAGACTTTTCGTCTGGTAATGTGATAACTTTGCAGGCTACCTAAACAAGCATATGTAGAATTTCTGTGTGTGCAAACCTACACGGACAAAACATGGAAGTCAAAAGGTTTGAATAAATGAATCGAGATTGTAGATGCAGCTGGACGTTGAACATAATTGGGGATATTCACTTAGTAACTTCTGTAATCAGGTTGATATTTCCGGATCAGTTTGGAACTGAAAAATTGAAGAATAGAAAGGAGTTGGTAGAGAATGGAAAATAGAAGATGTAACGTTGTATTAATCTGGAATACGAAAGTGAATTGTGGAAAAGGGAAAATTATTACATCAGGCTAACATCATCGCCATTTCCCCTAGAACCCTACATGACCAAACCTTCACTGAAAAGACCGCCTTCAGCCATGTCCTTGTTAGGTTCTTCATCAGAACCATCTATAGCATGCCTCTTCAGCGACGCCAGATGACTGCTATGAATGACACTTGGACACCTTCGTCGAGTAGCCTTCGGCAGGAGGCCAGCTGATCTTTCACCCAGACAGTGGCAGAGAGACCTCCAATTCATACTAGTGAATGTTGTGTTTGGAGAGTTCATCTTCTTCTTTAGAGATCTGTTGTTCTAGAATCTTGATTATGATCCATTGGGTGGCTCTTAAGTTCATCCATGTCGACCTGATCAAACTTAAACTAGGAGAAGAAAATGAGGTGATGTGGTGGTGTCGTGTTTCATACTTAGGTGAAATCTATAGATACAAGATGACGGAAGGATGAGGCATCAAGCATGTGGTCATCAATTTGCCTTCAGCTTATATTTTCGTGGTGGTGCTCATTTTCAGCTTGCAGCAAGGCTGCTTGCTTCAGTGCATTACTACGTACAGTAGCTACAATTCTTCCTTTTTCTGTTGTAAAAGAAAATAGGTTCATGTAAAATTCTGTCGTCCCGTTCTTCATTCAAAGGTCACCTCCAAAGCATGAACGTTGCAACGACTCAGCTGTTGAAACTCTGCAGTGTTTTTTTCACACTTGCGAGCGGACACACCCTTGCGTATACTACCACAGAAAATTCTGCAACTTCTGAACATTCTTAAGATTGCTTCATGGTCCTCTAGGAGGCAACAAGAACGCAACTGGAACATGTGTGCAACAGTGCAAGTCCTTGCCATTCCAACGGGAACTTGACATGTTCCGAGCAATTTAGGATTGCTTTATCGTCAACAGACACCTACCAAGTTGACCACTTTGCAAACTCTAACAATGTTTTAAAACAGTTTCAACGATGTTAGGTCCGTCAGTTTTGGCGCGTAAATGCTCACTGGCCTAAACCACTAGTAGCAGCCTTCTTGAGTCTCTTCCTTTGAAGAAAGCATTAGCAGGAAAAACTAATATGACTCGTAGGCTATAAGTTGCCAATCATTCTCGTCTCAACCCTGAAGCAGCATGCAGTTTCGGAACATTTCTGGACAATCTAAAGCCAAAGCAGTTAACTGCAACAAAAACTAGGTCAGCAGTAAAAGAAAAGGGAACGTCCATCATGCTTGGACCCAACCGTTCTGTGCTAACCACTTACTAACTACCCCCATTCAGATTCATCCTTGCATATGCCTGGGAtcataattaaacacaaaaactccCCAAACAAATCTACATGCTCCCTCGCGCACAAGCCATGACCAACCTTTCCAGTCCCACATCTTGGAAAAATGACATAAATAAACGCCAACCATTACGGCATGCACTACCAATTATAATCGCAACAATAATTTTTTTTAACCTGTAACCCTTACAAATTCCCTGGACTGGACACCAGTTTTCTCTCAACGTGCAACGTGTGTCGCCGTTTCGATCGTCACCCCTAGAGCTAGCTAGCCTGCTAGAATCGACTTTTGTAGTGTGTGGCGCGAACTAACGGGGTATTCGTGCGGTGTACGAAAACATCTCACATACCTCACGCGCGCTTTAGGCGTCGGTTACCCGAGATTTCCCATACGGAACCACTCTCGTTTCCGTGCAGAGAACCGGCCGGCGTGCACACAACAGTGTCACAACATCAGCTCCTTTTCCTGCCCTGATGGCCTGATCGATGATCGATTTCTTCTCGCTCCGGCGCACCGAAGTAGACACGATTTGTGCGTCGGAGAGGGGAGCTGGCTGGCACCCGCCGACCGGCCGGGCGGGCGCTCCCCATATTTAATGGCGTCACCACTTCCTCACGCCTCCAACGTCTTCTTGCATTCCATCCCAACCCATTCCTTCTTCCCTTCTTCATATCATCATCACATATACCATCACTCCGATCATGTCATCTGGTGCCAGTAACGCCTAGGCGTAGCCCCCCTCCGACCGGTCGAGCTCCTCTATATATCCTCTGCCAAGCTGATCAGCTCCCTCGACTAGCCGGCCGTCTCCCTCCCAAGCCACGTGCTTTCTCGTGCGCGCGATCACCATCCAGTTCACCGATTCCAGCGTGACGATCTGACCTACACACTCGCTCTAGAGCTAGGAGTCCATGGCCGCCGCTGCGGCGGGCAAGCGGCCCAGCTGCGCCGTCGTGCTCGGCTTGCTGCTGGCGGCCGCGTCGGCCGCCAGCGCCGAGTTCATCACGTGGGAGGACCTGACCATGCCGGCCGTGGCGGGGCTCATCCGCGGCGCGCCGGTGGACGTCAAGTCGGCGGCGGCGGGCCGCGGGGGCGTGGGCGTGAGCACGATCGTGGTGTCGCAGGACGGGACGGGGCACTCGCGGACCGTGCAGGGCGCCGTCGACATGGTGCCCGCCGGGAACACGCGGCGGGTCAAGATCCTCGTCAGGCCCGGGGTGTACAGGTGAGGCGATCCGCCCGTCCGCCCCTCGATCGATCTCGAGTTCGCAGTAACTGCCTTCAAGAGTTAATGGGGCCATTAAGTTACAGTGTGTTCCTCCCTTCCTAGCTTCTCAACAGCCATTTCTAGTCATCCGGTAGCAGCTACAGTAGCTAGTAATTTCCATTTCTATCTTAGTGCCTGCAGACTACACAATGCAGGCTCTACTAAATTTGTAGAGTATGCTGCTTCTAATCAGGCAAAATATCGTACTGTATTTTCTATGCACGAATTGATACCAAATGGGTTCTTTTTGTTGAGCAATTCTTTTTTGTGCATATGTTGGGCGGCGTAACAACTGAACTAACAAGCTAGGTAATGGATGCGGTGGATGCAGGGAGAAGGTGACGGTGCCGATCACGAAGCCGTTCGTGTCGCTGATCGGCATGGGGACCGGGCGCACGGTGATCACTTGGAACGCGCGGGCGTCGGACATCGACCGGTCGGGGCACCAGGTCGGCACCTTCTACTCCGCCTCCTTCGCCGTCGAGGCCGACTACTTCTGCGCAAGCCACATCACCTTCGAGGCACGTTAAATATTATAGCTCCCTGTTGCAAAATGAAGATGAAAATGGTCGATCAGCTGTTCTTGCATCAAAATGTGATTTATGCGTTTGTGATCGGTGCAGAACTCGGCCCCGGCCGCGCCGCCGGGAGCGGTGGGGATGCAGGCGGTGGCGCTGCGGCTGTCCGGCGACAAGACCATGCTGTACAGGTGCAGGATACTGGGGACCCAGGATACGCTGTTCGACAACATCGGGAGGCACTACTTGTACAACTGCGACATCCAGGGCTCCATTGATTTCATTTTCGGGAACGCGAGGTCACTGTACCAGGTACCGAAAGATTGTCCAAGATTTGGTATTGCACTCAATACGTTCTTGTGTATCAACCACCCACATTTTCTCTACGGTTTTTGCCATGTTGCTAGGTAAAAATTAGTTGTGCACACTGTACTATTTTGATGCTGATTTTGCTGCCTTGCCATCTACATGTCCTCCCTTCCATGGACCAGAATAATTATTCTTGGTGGTTGCTATCACAAATTTCACAATTCAGGCATGCACCAATCCCTGACATTCCATTCCATTTCTTACAGCAAGCACTGGCTGGTATATGACACTTGGTTTCCTCACTTTTGACGTGTCTGACGCGTAGGCTCTCTAGTATGTAGTGTGGCACACAGCTTGATTAGCACTTAAATGGTTAGATTAGTGGGATCCGGTAGCTAGGCACAATGCCCACAACGCTCTTGCACAAACCTATGCTAAACACCTTTTGTGGTCACATTCCCTTAGTAATCTCAGCATGCGCGACTGTCAGTGACCCCAAAAATATACAAAGTCAAAGCGTCAACGAATGAACGCGACGTTACACGGCATGCATGCTAGTAGTACTAGTACGTTTTTCTTTGACACGATGAACGGGAACTGACCACTTTGCTGCAGGGCTGCGCGCTGCACGCGGTGGCGACGAGCTACGGCGCGATCGCGGCGTCGCAGCGGAGCTCGGCGTCGGATGAGTCGGGGTTCTCGTTCGTGGGGTGCCGGCTGACCGGCTCCGGCATGCTGTACCTGGGCAGGGCCTGGGGCAGGTACGCCCGGGTGGTGTACGCCTTCTGCGACCTCGGCGGCATCGTCGTGCCCCAGGGCTGGAGCGACTGGGGCGACCGCGCCAGGACCAAGTACGTACGCCGGCCGCCacgttcccctctcctctcctcgacCTCAACTACCTGATCATGGTAGAAATCCATGGGAAAGTGACGCGTGTGGCTGAGCTTTTTGTTGTTGATATTGTCTCGTGGGCGTGCGTGCAGGACGGTGATGTTCGGGGAGTACAAGTGCAAGGGGCCCGGGGCGAGCTCGCGGCAGCGGGTGCCGTGGTCGCGGGCGCTCACCTACGAGGAGGCGCGCCCCTTCCTCGGCCGGGACTACATCAACGGCGAGCAGTGGCTCCGGTTGTAGACAGACGGTGTAAATAAAGAGAGAAAAACATGTGGAGAGGCTAGCTTGCACGACGTCGTCCTCCAGTTCGTTCGGATTTGCTTTCTCTCCACTGCAGATAATGTACCTACTAGTGGTGGTGGTAGCAGCTCGTAGTCGACATGTGGTAGCACTGGCGTGCAACGGGCCTGACACGTCCATATGTAGCAACATGAGGTTTGTTGGCCCTGTGAAAAGAAATTATTTATTCTATTTGTCGTACCAAGGTTTCTTTGATTGCTGGACTGCATATAGGCTCGCTCAGCGTGGACTGCGCACCCAGCCGTGTGCCCCTTTGTGGTGAGGAACCATAAACGGTCGATCTTTCACCCGCTCCTTGATTGCGTGGTCAAAAGAGAAGTCTACCCATGCGATCCTCCTGATGCCCAACTAGCGGCGGAGGCAGGGGGACTGGCAGGAGCCATGGCTCCCATCATCCCACATTGATGCATATATGCGTTTGTTTTTTGCGCTTAACCTCTCAAAATTTAGAAGGAAAAAGTACACGCATTACTATAATTTGGTACGTAATTAAACTTGTACTCATTTNNNNNNNNNNNNNNNNNNNNNNNNNNNNNNNNNNNNNNNNNNNNNNNNNNNNNNNNNNNNNNNNNNNNNNNNNNNNNNNNNNNNNNNNNNNNNNNNNNNNNNNNNNNNNNNNNNNNNNNNNNNNNNNNNNNNNNNNNNNNNNNNNNNNNNNNNNNNNNNNNNNNNNNNNNNNNNNNNNNNNNNNNNNNNNNNNNNNNNNNNNNNNNNNNNNNNNNNNNNNNNNNNNNNNNNNNNNNNNNNNNNNNNNNNNNNNNNNNNNNNNNNNNNNNNNNNNNCACACACATCTTTGATTCCTTGCTCGGCAGGGTGGAGAGATAAAAAGGATATGTGGACGGAAACCATGTTGATGTTTTGGTGTCTCTAGACTCCGCAATGACATTGTATTCCACAATGTGACATCCAGGAAAAGGACCAATTGAGGCGAGTA is a window of Triticum dicoccoides isolate Atlit2015 ecotype Zavitan chromosome 2B, WEW_v2.0, whole genome shotgun sequence DNA encoding:
- the LOC119363022 gene encoding pectinesterase QRT1-like yields the protein MAAAAAGKRPSCAVVLGLLLAAASAASAEFITWEDLTMPAVAGLIRGAPVDVKSAAAGRGGVGVSTIVVSQDGTGHSRTVQGAVDMVPAGNTRRVKILVRPGVYREKVTVPITKPFVSLIGMGTGRTVITWNARASDIDRSGHQVGTFYSASFAVEADYFCASHITFENSAPAAPPGAVGMQAVALRLSGDKTMLYRCRILGTQDTLFDNIGRHYLYNCDIQGSIDFIFGNARSLYQGCALHAVATSYGAIAASQRSSASDESGFSFVGCRLTGSGMLYLGRAWGRYARVVYAFCDLGGIVVPQGWSDWGDRARTKTVMFGEYKCKGPGASSRQRVPWSRALTYEEARPFLGRDYINGEQWLRL